The window GTATTTTTAACTCGTTCACAAAGGGTGAAATGGGCACGGTGCCACCCATGGTCCGTATTTGAATCACTTCTTCCCCAAAACTTTGGTGCAAGGTGTTCACGATAAAATCTCCATAAGGATTGTCCAGCTCCGTGCGGAACGCATCCGTTACACTACCTTCTTCCACAGTCACGATTTTGTCAAATTGCATTCGCTCTTCTCTGGAGGGAACATGGTCCAATACCTTATATCCTTGTTTGGCAATGTGGTCTTTCACCAACTGTTTCAATCGGGTGCCATCGCTTTCTACAACTAATCGTAAATCCAATTCGGCGGTAGCACTTTCCGGAACAATGGTCCTTGCTTTATCACCGACCCAGCCGGAGCCGAGTCCTCTAATGTTCAAGGAAGGATATTGCAAGGCTTCTTGATAAAAACCACCCACTTTTTCAGCGGTCTTAAACTGTAGCTTCTCCGCAATGGCCTCATCACTATCGGGAACGCTTTTTAAGATGGAATCCGTTGTTTTATCAATGGAAATACCATCGTAATAGCCGGGAATCGTCACTCTGCCCTCATCATCTTTCATGGTGGCCAATAATTTGGCCAATTGGAACCCTGGGTTTGGGGCGTAGTTACCATAATGTCCGCTATGCTGCGGTTTGATGGGGCCGTAGGTGGTCAGTGTCAAGGTGGTGATTCCACGACAACCATAAACCACGGTGGGCTTTTCCGAAGCATGGACCGGTCCGTCCACGATCATCAAAAAATCGGATTCCAACAATTCTCGGTACTGCTTTACGGCAGCAGGAAGTGGCTTGCTGCTCTTTTCCTCTTCGCCATCCAAAATAACCTTGATATTGAAAGGTATTTCCTTGCCATCCTTCTTCAATAGGTCCATGGCGTTCAAAAGCATCACGATGGGCGATTTGTCATCAGAAGTGGACCGTCCGAACAGACGCCAATCATAATTGATGTCATCATCCAATTGATCAAAGGAAACCGTTTCAAACCCACCATCTTTGGGAGCTTTCAATACTACCTGATACGGGTTGGGCTGGTCCCATTTGGAGGGGTCTACAGACTGACCATCAAAATGCATATAGATGAGGACTGTTGGCTTTTCTCCGCTCACCGGGGTTGCCGCAAAAAACAATGGGAGTCCTTCGGTCTCCAAAACGGCCGTATTAAATCCCCTGTCTCCGAATTTTCGTTTGAGCCACATAATGTTTCGGTCGATATCGGCTGCATCCAGCGCGTCGTTGGGAATGGCGATAAATTCACGAATTTCATTGATGGCATCGGCCACTTGCGATTTTATGGCCACATCGTCTTGGGCAAAAAGCGAAAAACCAAAGAGTGAGCAGACAAGTAACAGCGTTTTTTTCATGTTGTCTTGGAATAATTTTAGAGGTGAAATTTAGCGAATTTGCTTCACAAAGTCACCAATAGTATCAACTCCATTTTTAGTGAGGTGTTTGATGAAGGCCGAACCAATAATAGCTCCCTTGGCTTTTTGGGTGGCTTGTTGAAACGTTTCGGCATTGCTGATACCGAATCCAACGATTTGCGGATTTTTCAAATCCATTTGCGCAATACGGTCAAAATAGTCCGATTGTTCACTGCCAAAACCTTGTTTGGCTCCAGTGGTACTTGCGGAACTTACCATATAAATAAAGCCTTCGGATGCATCGTCGATTGCCCTGATGCGTTCTTCGCTAGTTTGAGGGGTAATCAAAAAAACGTTGATCAATCCATGCTTTTTAAAAATGGCCTCGTATTCCTCTTTATAAACATCCAACGGCAAATCGGGCAGGATGAGTCCATCGATGCCAATTTTTTCACATTGGGCACAAAATGCCTCTACCCCGTATTGTAGCACTGGATTAAAATACCCCATAATGATCAAGGGAATGGAGACCGTTTTTCGGATATCCTTCAATTGCTCAAAGAGCAAGGCGGTATGCATCCCATTTTTAAGGGCTGCGGTGGAGCTTTCCTGAATGGTAGGGCCGTCTGCCAGGGGATCGCTGAAAGGAAGCCCAATTTCGATAAGGTCGACCCCATTT is drawn from Flagellimonas sp. MMG031 and contains these coding sequences:
- a CDS encoding M20/M25/M40 family metallo-hydrolase is translated as MKKTLLLVCSLFGFSLFAQDDVAIKSQVADAINEIREFIAIPNDALDAADIDRNIMWLKRKFGDRGFNTAVLETEGLPLFFAATPVSGEKPTVLIYMHFDGQSVDPSKWDQPNPYQVVLKAPKDGGFETVSFDQLDDDINYDWRLFGRSTSDDKSPIVMLLNAMDLLKKDGKEIPFNIKVILDGEEEKSSKPLPAAVKQYRELLESDFLMIVDGPVHASEKPTVVYGCRGITTLTLTTYGPIKPQHSGHYGNYAPNPGFQLAKLLATMKDDEGRVTIPGYYDGISIDKTTDSILKSVPDSDEAIAEKLQFKTAEKVGGFYQEALQYPSLNIRGLGSGWVGDKARTIVPESATAELDLRLVVESDGTRLKQLVKDHIAKQGYKVLDHVPSREERMQFDKIVTVEEGSVTDAFRTELDNPYGDFIVNTLHQSFGEEVIQIRTMGGTVPISPFVNELKIPAFIVPVVNPDNNQHSPNENVKIGQLAYGIKAFYGILSSKLN
- the trpA gene encoding tryptophan synthase subunit alpha; the encoded protein is MNRIKQKLQEDKKILSIYFSAGYPKLDDTVKIIEDLEKNGVDLIEIGLPFSDPLADGPTIQESSTAALKNGMHTALLFEQLKDIRKTVSIPLIIMGYFNPVLQYGVEAFCAQCEKIGIDGLILPDLPLDVYKEEYEAIFKKHGLINVFLITPQTSEERIRAIDDASEGFIYMVSSASTTGAKQGFGSEQSDYFDRIAQMDLKNPQIVGFGISNAETFQQATQKAKGAIIGSAFIKHLTKNGVDTIGDFVKQIR